The Zeugodacus cucurbitae isolate PBARC_wt_2022May chromosome 4, idZeuCucr1.2, whole genome shotgun sequence genome includes the window atgttttcctgGCTATCGAATGAAGCAAGCACCGAAGAAATACAAGGTTTTGAGTAAGGATTCAAAACAGCTTAACCCTTTAATTCCCAagggtaaaaataaatgcatattttatggttttattgtttattacgtttaaaaatacataaaaaaagagaaaatcacaaaaaaaaaatattgattaattatttttaattccgtgAAATGTTGCGCCTACGCAACGTTGGGATTACTGAACTTATATTATGAGTcaagtcataaaaatatatttaaaatatttcacttacgcTAATACTATAGCGATTAGcgtgagtgaaatattttaaaacaatcagCATGAAgatgtatttgacattttttacacATATAAATTGTTGTACTTCTACACTGTCTACATCTTCTTCGACGTTTGTTTTCGTGCCATGACCAATATTATAGAAGCGAATATTGGAAGGTAATGCGTTTTTGGATGGTCTTCctaaatttctatttgaattaCCCAAAAAGTGAGAATTATTTGCAAGTTGGTCTTCTTCGGTTTTCATCAAACTAACAGTAACGTAagatttaaattctaattgagTCATAGATCGCTCATTTGCCAGATTGTAAATCTTCCACGATTTTACTAAAACACTATCTATCAAATTGATGAACAgttaccaccaccaccacttttTCCCTCTTACTCGAATCCTATAATTGGCAATTCCATTATCATGCAGATCGACGCCTcccatattttcattataatctGCTATAACCTGGGGCTGAGGCAcattcactattttttttagttttctatcgTAACGTTTTGCTGTAACCAATGGTTCGATTTTTGCGTAGTTAGTAGCCACattcaatacacacacaatagtACTTCATGTTTTTGGTCAAAGCTGAAATCAAATGACCCTCTCTCTTTTTTCTGAAGAGTTTTCGTATTTATCATGGTTTTATTCATTGTTCTATTTTCTCGAATATTACCAGTGGCAAAATAGTCTCGTATCAAGTTAGCTATGCTATTAGCTCAACGTTCTAGAACCAACTGAATAATAAAACAGAACTACTCCTTGAATAGCAAGAACCCATTATTGACAATACATTTCTAACACGAATGGCATGCTGAGTAACCATAACAACTGACTATTGTTACTCCcaacgttgcgtatacgcaatgtTTCCTAGAAATGTAAGATAAACAACACGTGTAGGTAGTTTTGTCCACCAAAATGGTTTATATCACAAATAAGATATTAATTAAAGCTTTGTACAGTGTAaaaagtaaagttttatttaaattaatagtttttatGATGGGATGAATATATCGATCCCGAGATGACTCAATTAGCAGTTtttgaatgataaaaataaaatgcaaaaaaacaaatttgaaatgttgcgCTTGCGCAACGATGGGTAAAGATGGGTTAAAAGCTCtctatttcgattttttactatttttgttttgtataatagttatttttaaaatacaatttggtttttaaattttatttttaatacttaatatctatatacaatattattattactttataataaaaaatctttaactttgtatatatatgaaattaaatgtatacatatacatatacatatatgacataGGCACCTTCGATTCATCACTTCTCTGTTCGTTATGTTTAAACtcaatttaactcattttttacaaagattttacatgtgaaagcaacaactaaGTGAGACActtatatttcatacaaaaatatttaatgttcgCATCGCCAGTCTCCCAGTTTGGGCGAAACGAAGACTGCTACagtttatatattgtttatGAATGTGTTTGtacttgttaataaaaaatgtatgagtataattattatttgttcatTGGATATAGTGTAATGATTTTCGTGTGGCAGCATCATTAATCCACCTATGtatgtcatatatgtatgtacaatactGCTTTAAGAATAGTCATATTCATATCTTAACATCATTAAGTATTTGGTAAATACTATAAGTATACTAGATAATTAGTACTGGTCTCTGGTGAGTTTGAGAACACACGATTGCTTGGTTGCTCTCGCCTTTAAACTCGTactcttataaaatattaatcataTCACTGAATTTGTTTCTTCATTCGAATATTTTGCAGTTGCACTGCCGATTCTTTACGATTGATATTAGTTGGATTCTCAATTCCGAAGTTTCGATCGATTTTCAGTATTGGCTATAAAGAGAAAAATatagttattttaaaataaattaagttccCATTTGAAGTTGAGAAAAAGATGCCATTGCAACATATGTTGCTGGTCTAACCAATTTATTGTTCACTTagaacaatatatgtatgtatatatataaataatgtataagaaatgtatacaaaatacaatagaatacaaaaaatatattttatttcagattTTCACATTACTTACACAACACAATGGCCGACGAGTTAGACTTGGTGGTAAATCTACGTGATGAGTGATGCAAAGTATCCGATTTAGTAAATCTAAAAAGGCAAGTTCATAGTACATTTTAATTGTCTTTTTAATCCGATTCGTACATTAAAATCGAATCACTTTTCtggtttaaaaaatggaaagctTGGTAGGCAGTTAAATCTGCACTAAGATGAAATTAATttctcaaacaattttcatcaGGGTTGCAATTGACTATAGTATACGAAAAGTTCATAAACTCTGTGACCGCACCAACAACCCTCACAATAAATACTAGGTTAGTGTAAGAATTTCAAGTTTTCACTCACTTTTTCTTAATCAGCATAAGCACCTTCTTCTTCATAACCAGCAAGATAAACATGATAAGACCCTGCGAAGCATTATATGCATCTGTGACGACAAAATACAGAGAACCATCACCGTCACTGCCCACCATATAACTGATTATCTCCAGCAGCCAACCGATACCCATTACAATGAACATCCGAAAGAAGAGCCAAACACTGAAAAATTGCATTAActtttattaatacatatatgtacattaaaagcTGTCACATAATGAAATGATTACTCACTTATTTTGCTGCGTACGTAAGTGTCTACGGCTGGAGTCGCCACGGGAAAAGTGCTGCAGTTCCTTGCGTATTGTATAGATATTATTTGCAGTTAAGAAAAATATGccaatattaaacattatgagCAGTAAACAGGGTCCATGGAAATAGATCATGGCAGACCAATCATCAACTGGAAAGTTGTATTGTTTTAaggtaaaaattataaatgttagGTTATAATCCCTTAACCTTATTTATCACTTACGTTTCAACCAACAGTGTGTATCTCCAATGCCCGACTTGAGACCATTTGGTAAATTTGAGTTTTGTAAACTGGCTGTGACTATTGTCATCAAAGCCGGCATGCCCCAAGCGTAGAGGGAATAGTAAAGAAATCGTTTACGCTTCGTTACGTTTTGAACTGCGCCTTGGGTGACACGTAAATTTTTCCAAAGATCGAAGCAGATCACATTCAGCCAGAAGAAGACGGCAGTAATGAAGAAGTATGCCACAAAACCTGTTGAGATCAAGTTTTCGTTTTACTGTACTAAAAATAAGTGTATAAGGTCTACAGAAATCTTCGATAAAATTGGATATGTTTAGGCAAAAATAGTTTGAGATAAGCCATCCAACGTACAAAACAATAAGCGATACAATGAAATTATATCGATAAACTTACCGATAATAGCGCAAACAACTTTTTCATAATATGTATGTTGCAGATTGACTAAAACAATCAACGTTGTACCAATCGCTAACGAAAGTAGATAACTAATCAAGCACTTGGTGTGCAAGTTCCACAATTCCGGTATGAGCCAATAGATCAGTATGGTGGCATAAAGAAATGGCGCCGAAATCAGCATGACTGGaacggtaaaaaaaatattatatgctcCTGATTCTCTTTCTACTCGTTCTCTCCGGTGTCTCTTTCACTTACTTATCGTATTTAACTTTAGCGTTGGTGGGTCGTCAGATCGCCCACAGTTCATTGGATTCAATACAAACCCCTCACTCGTATTATAAGCGTGTAAGCAATAATCTCTCCTTGAGAAATATTTCGCATCGCTTGTGCGCAACAACGTGCCGTtctgtaaaaaatattcataaaaagacAACCTCTTCAGTTGAAGATGTCGCACTCGTAACTGTTTTTCCTACCTCAAACAATTCCCAATGATCCTCTTCGTACTTGTGTGGCATTAGCATATAGCCACCACTGTAGCACGGTATCCCCTGCTGCACCACAAACTCATCCAACATATGCATCACGACACGACTGTTGTTTCGCAGAGTTACATTTACGTATGGTGAATATGTGCGCTCCCCATTAAGTACTTCTCTACATTGCAGCGTGTAACCAGTGATGAGACTTATTCTATACATATTCGCCCTTGGATGACAGCAGAACTTTACACATTGTTTGATCTTGCACACACAGCCGCGTGTATGTCTCTCTACGGGCTTACGCACACCTTCGTAAAGCTCAATATAGTTATATTCGGCTATCAATTGTGGTGGCACCAACACCTCTTCATAGAGATATGAACCATTCGAAAATTTGGTACTAGCGGTTAAGTTGACAGTGTCTTCGAAGACACAGTCGGGTATATCAGCTATAGCGTTTTGATAAAGTACGACTGCTCCGATGagcaatttgaaaatatatgctGTCATTTCATTGATTTATGAAGTTTAGTATTGAGAAGAATGCTGTAAGAGATAATATAAAGTCTGTAAGGCAAAATTTTGTATTGCGGAGCTGTAAGATTTTATAGACTACGGCTTTGAAACAGAGAAGATTCATGTTATCTCGGTATATATCGTATAGAATGTTTCATAGTATGTTAAGTACATAGTTTGATGATAATTCTCaacaatatatgaaatattcaaCAAGAGTTTCACAATTGATTTAGGTTTGTTTGGAACCAActatattttagttttcaataaaaaggGACCGATTCCATCTGTCTCTCAATTAGCCAGTCTTTGAAAGTATTCATATTCGCGAAGAAGCATTTCTTCGTATAGCAAACGGCATAATCGATCGTTTTTTGACATTCCTATAGAATTCAAACTCAGATCTTTAAATATCAAATtgtatcttctttatttgtaattttgtaattatcaaAAATAGAAAACTCAGTTTAGTCCAAAGATAATTGCTGCTGAGGATCGATAAACTATATACAGTAACAGTATAATGATATTTTAGAGCTGAAGAAGAAGTACGTTTCTGAAATCTTTTGAATTTTCTGGTTGTTCGGAATATGTAATACCTCGGCTGGTCACAAGCTATCTCCATTTAAATCTCATATaccaaaatacttaaaaaattgcactgtatgtatgtacatattttatcgGTCCAACATGTTATCgtgtcagtaatttttttttatattcttcatctcttatgaaatatgtatgtagatttgcacctttttttagttttacgTTTGAGgttattaatttactttttgtaCACAGCCAGATGGATTTTCAGTTGATTTCAAATTAAACAAAGAGTTGCGAAATATAATTTCGCAGAAATATTAAGCCAAACTTAATTTCCAATAACAAGTATTTCGATGTATGACCTTATAACCTTCATAGCTGTTTTATGTTTTGTGGTAAAATAActcacatttatacatatattcattgaatTTTTTGCCGATCTTTCCATAATTCCAAACTGTGATGAAAGGAGCGAACTTTGAATTGAATGTGATCGCCACAGGTCTAACACGCAGTCGGAATTCTGGTAGTACCCTATCTAGGGACCTGAATATTCGGCAAAgtctaaaatgaaaatatcgaaTTAAGTAAGctaataaatcattttttttttttgtaagtataGTTGCCCTCTGTATAAATACGGCTTACGGTTGAATTTTAATGTGCTGACCTCATTaggtttgttttataaataaggaACAAAATGCAGTCATTGTGTTGTCCATAACCAAACTGTAaccttaaaagaaaataaactttaatgAAGACCCACGAAGGGTCAGTATGACATAAACACAAGTTTAGGTAGTCATTGGAATATTTTAGTTCAATTACAGCCACAAGTTTTTGggctttttgtttttcatattttttttttaatcaaaccatcaacatctcaagaatattgtgttaaagttttaggtcattcggagaaaaaataacgaagttacagcaggttgaataacggtacctccagctaccttcgctgagtgtacaaaactttgaatcgattttacCAAATATGTCaattttaaagtcggtgaccagcctacagaaaaaactactgcatcgatcgttttgaaattttgaacaaatattctacatatatatagctctcgaatgactttgagtttttccaaaaaattttaattactaacaattttacaataacaaataggtcgattttttcgtctaaaatcgtcattttggcttgaaaatggtatcaaaaattgaaaaatttaaaaattaaaaaaaactcgacgtcaattgaaagataaactaataaactaaagaaagcattttgattttttggtttcgaatgatccagtgatgctgtaggctggtcaccgcacaacaactttttttcgaggtgcctgcagagatcgacgataaatccgttattcctcgctatttttcgataaaacttttttttaagtatccttcaaatgttgcactttcatataataataagtaaaataaacctacagcaataatttttgctaaaaaaaatcatgaaaaaaggtcttttttcgacgaaacaaacaaTTACTGTAAGAAGAGGTTTTTTTGTGAAGGGTTGACACATATTTGCAGTATATGAGTGATATTTTTTGCCTTATATTAGAATATTGGTATTAAATCTTTTCAATCAGCATTTTAATTGACGCATTTTCGTTATCACAAACATTAACAGAATATGACACTTGAAATAATGACAAACACTTTTGAATGGTTAAATGctttaaatgtgaaaatttctCAATACTTAGCTCACTTCATACCGCATTTAATGCTTACGTTCCAAACAAGATAATGTTACTTACTCACACAcaagttaattttttaactattatattttaataaagaaattattatttttttcataaaattgctttatatttttttctaatattcattttttattactacAGAGTACAAATATATGTTTCCACTTTTTACAGTGCACTTTCGAATTTCAGCATTcacattaaaatttgtatacttCACATTCTAGTTTTTTTAAGACCGTAGTGATGTTTATCCGCGGCGGAATTCTATTCGCTACTAATTTCATACGATATCAAGAATTCACTTCACAAGTATTTACAATccataaaatacaatattaattTCTCCGTTATTTGCGTAATGAACATTATCGTTTCTTCAGCAAAAATGTGACGAATATTTCTTTGAATTCGAAAACCACGGCtctataaaaaatttgcaaacatgcacacatatcgcatacatacatatttatgtatacatatatgtatatactcgtatatatatatgcatgctaACAATAACACAAACCTAACTGTTCTTTGCAAAATACGaacttaaattatattaaagctTAGAAccgtaattttatcagattattCTAATTTTTAGTTCACCGTGACTTATACTTTTGTCTATTAGTGTATTGCCATTATTTTCGGAATAAATTGTTTGTAGATATGTAATTATGAACGCTCTTAgaaaagattgtaccttctctattaagTTCTGCGGCTCGTATTTTTTTTGCCAGCAATAGATTTGATTTGTCGCACGATAGTTAATCGCCCTGTCTGCGCTTTGATTCGGattgaatgccaggactcgacgactgAGTCGCATTCCCAACATGAATCACACGCCGAAATTGCGCTCCGTAATATTGCCGCTTGCCTTTGACCCGTCCATCACATTTCTTGGACggtggtgatgtcagcctttactcttacgaggacatcaatcaGCGGGGCAGCggtaccttcccaattaagggaccGGTCATTACAGGtatccatacatatacatgcagtGAGCAAAAAAAGTTTACGTACTCATCTTCATCAAATACTAATAGTCTGAAAATTCAACTACAACAATATTCAACAATACTATTAAGATTAAATATTTGGCATAATAATGTCCTCCATTTCTTTCAGGAATTCAATATTGCCAAAGTGTAAAGTCAAAAAGGGTCGTGGTTGTGAAATTCCATTTGAGACTCGGAAAATTATCTTAGACTTGTATTTATAGGGGAATGGAGGATGTGTAATTGGTTGAATTATACACAAACTACCACCAAGTGTGCAGGCAATAATTCAAACATTTAGATGGTCTGGAATTGTATAGGTAAAACCACGTTCAAGTCGTCCAAAAAAGTTGACACCCAGCGATGAGCGCAAAATTTTTGGAGCAATGTGGGCAGACCCAAGGCAATCAGCACCAGAAATACAGAAggaagtacagtggaacttatctaactcgaatcactataatccacaaaaaaacttcgagttagagagacttcgagttatagaattttcattaaaacatataaattttcaaaaaagctgtaaaatatagatttatgcactgttttatttagttaCTTCGCAAACATTTTTATGGACCTACGataaaagatgttttctgtaattttgtttattgtattttgctattatttggctcttgacgtctgtttGACATGCCTTCtattagatgatttatgcaatccataagtgtaatattatattttttgttcgcctccgtacgatatagagggactcttttaaaattgtgcctcgatagtgaaattttaaattgtgtattatgcccttatcgaaaagttcgatttatgaaagcaaatttgtatgaaagtctattgccacttcaagagttatGGAgtacttcgagttaaggaattTTGACTTATGGaataaaatgtgtatgaaattcgttttctaaacgctattgccgcTTCAAGAGttagagttatggagaacttcgagttatagaaattcgagttagggaaggaaatttgtctGAAATTTGGCTTCTGAACGCTATTGCTAATTCAAGTGAgccagttatggagatcttcgagttatggaaaattCACTGTATTACTCAGTCCTGGGTGTAACGTGCATCTTCAAACAATTCGAAACATGTTTCTCAAGAATGGGTGCAATGCACGAATAGCAAGCAAATAACCTTTAATACCTCTGATGAATCGAGAAAAGATGCTTGCATTTGCCAGAAAATACGTTGATGAACCTGACTCGTTTTGGTATAACCCAGTATGTTGTGACGAGTCAAAATTCAATATCTTTGGTtagtttttttgcgtttttttatatacaaaaatgaaggaTTTATAAgagtttcttcaaaaaaaaaaagcacgtacgtaaaatttttttgtcCACTGTATATATGTTGTCAAGATAGCATCTGCGGTTTGTGATGACAAAATTTCCGAAGAATTTAGCATTGTAATtacatttatgtgtgtgtttcatAAAGGATCGGTTAATCCCTTGAGGGCATATAAAAttctcacatttattttttggaaacaaattcgtaagcatacatatataaattttgtgaacCTCCACCTTATTCTCATGGCTTTGCTTGTGAACTTTGCTAATATAAGGCTTCTagatgtataatttttattcagcataacgaaaaaatatgtttgcctAGCTATCGAAAAGCAACCACCGATGTAGTAAAAGGCTATCAACTGCTACTAATTATGCGGAATTAAAGAAAAGATTCTAACTGAAAACCttatatgtgattggcgttgcaaccgtttagccggttatagccgaatcgacgatagtgcgccacctctctctctccttcgcagttcggcgccagttggagatcccaagtgtaaccaggtcgctctccacctggtccctccaacggagtggaggtcttccccttcctcggcttcctccggcgggtactgcatcgaacactttcagggctggagtgttttcgtccattcggacaacatgacctagccagcgtagccgctgtctttttattcgctgaactatgtcaatatcgtcgtataaatcgtacagctcatcgttccatcgtctgcggtattcgccgttgccaatgttctgaggaccataaatcttgcgcaaaatgttcctctcgaaaactcctagtgtcgtctcatctgatgttgacatcgtccaagcttctgcaccgtaaagcaggacgggaatgataagcgacttgtagagcttgattttggttcgtcgagagaggactttactgttcaattgcctactcagtccaaagtagcatctgttggcaagagttattctgcgctggatttcgaggctgacattgttcgtgttattgatgctggttcccaggtatacgaaattatctacgacctcgaagttatgactgtcaacagtgacgtgggagccaagacgctaatgcgccgactgtttgcttgatgataggagatatttcgtattgtcctcattcacctccagacccattcgcttcgcctccttatccattcGGGGCGGGGAAGATGGTATCATGTGTAGAacttcacgcaagtgaggaaagtttttgattgtcattcacttgggagtgaccagaaacgattcttctccacatggttcaagcagctcacgacttccggttttagaccaagtatcctctgggtagccaacagacatccgtttgaaggcgagctaaagtgagaaggcgaagcccgcttattcggttgtgcgtagggcttgggacccaccacataaaaacgaaggaCCAacgaaaaatcgacgaaagcctcggatgagacaccccccttttgaaaACCTTATATGGAAAGTAATTTAATTGATGTAAAACTAACATATTTGAGCAAGGATTCAGAACCATTTTAATAGCTCCCTATTTATACtaataatacaatataaataataatattttttttgtaattattgttttattaaaaaaattcaatgtagtataaaattttatttgttatgctTATTATCTACATATtcatttactttataaaaaaacaagtaaggaagggctaagttcgggtgtaaccgaacattttatactctcgcaatttattgatgtaattttataaagacaacacaattcgacccatatattcggcataaagttcaatagaataacgacaatcatcataaatagtatatggggactgaggtaattcctaaaccgatttcactcgttttcacaaccaagatacaacgtatcgaagactatacgctcacttaatttaatattacttataattaggtatataggatctgggggaaattatgacccgatttttaccatttcaggtacagagagaaactgttataagaaaaaaattcagagggaatgaattacattaaaatatctgagggatttacctatattttcggtgaaaaattaaccttaggcactgagttcttcctgcttgatatcaggggccttgaaaagtcatgg containing:
- the LOC105210457 gene encoding G-protein coupled receptor Mth2 isoform X1 → MTAYIFKLLIGAVVLYQNAIADIPDCVFEDTVNLTASTKFSNGSYLYEEVLVPPQLIAEYNYIELYEGVRKPVERHTRGCVCKIKQCVKFCCHPRANMYRISLITGYTLQCREVLNGERTYSPYVNVTLRNNSRVVMHMLDEFVVQQGIPCYSGGYMLMPHKYEEDHWELFENGTLLRTSDAKYFSRRDYCLHAYNTSEGFVLNPMNCGRSDDPPTLKLNTIIMLISAPFLYATILIYWLIPELWNLHTKCLISYLLSLAIGTTLIVLVNLQHTYYEKVVCAIIGFVAYFFITAVFFWLNVICFDLWKNLRVTQGAVQNVTKRKRFLYYSLYAWGMPALMTIVTASLQNSNLPNGLKSGIGDTHCWLKLDDWSAMIYFHGPCLLLIMFNIGIFFLTANNIYTIRKELQHFSRGDSSRRHLRTQQNNVWLFFRMFIVMGIGWLLEIISYMVGSDGDGSLYFVVTDAYNASQGLIMFILLVMKKKVLMLIKKKFTKSDTLHHSSRRFTTKSNSSAIVLSNTENRSKLRN
- the LOC105210457 gene encoding G-protein coupled receptor Mth2 isoform X2, with the translated sequence MTAYIFKLLIGAVVLYQNAIADIPDCVFEDTVNLTASTKFSNGSYLYEEVLVPPQLIAEYNYIELYEGVRKPVERHTRGCVCKIKQCVKFCCHPRANMYRISLITGYTLQCREVLNGERTYSPYVNVTLRNNSRVVMHMLDEFVVQQGIPCYSGGYMLMPHKYEEDHWELFENGTLLRTSDAKYFSRRDYCLHAYNTSEGFVLNPMNCGRSDDPPTLKLNTIIMLISAPFLYATILIYWLIPELWNLHTKCLISYLLSLAIGTTLIVLVNLQHTYYEKVVCAIIGFVAYFFITAVFFWLNVICFDLWKNLRVTQGAVQNVTKRKRFLYYSLYAWGMPALMTIVTASLQNSNLPNGLKSGIGDTHCWLKLDDWSAMIYFHGPCLLLIMFNIGIFFLTANNIYTIRKELQHFSRGDSSRRHLRTQQNN